In Osmia bicornis bicornis chromosome 1, iOsmBic2.1, whole genome shotgun sequence, the following proteins share a genomic window:
- the LOC114883152 gene encoding mediator of RNA polymerase II transcription subunit 13 isoform X2, with amino-acid sequence MTHPSHQTNGASLEDCHTNFFALTDLCGIKWRKLVWGEVAGGFGGTPLEDPVLSSFSRCLAGDILCVWRRVAATPATSGPATASATGAGIFDLGIAPSPAPSLSLTAAKELWIFWYGEEPDLSGLVSPELIACESEQGSWESGLSYECRSLLFKALHNLIERCLLSRDFVRLGKWFVQPYDGFEKHRCSSSHLSFSFAFFVHGESTVCASVDVRQHPAVRHLTRTCLQRTQTSQSGVKVILAPYGLAGTLTGSVGRTDSQLLEEWKHFYPINGSNVEAGLPPLVEVLVGGVRMRYPSCYVLVTDMDDTPPDAPLSPPNSPASCEHPLLGQQELRAATELPERVWAECTLSSPISASKTESSTEPGTWTYIDPTQKSSCTCSKYTTPGGWKSLASSQVQRERVDKGGRRVVPFHRRSTTQWDACPSVPANAPRSVLNRTEAPSTPPGGPPSYSRGPPTGGDCLPVPSVGSPGSPAPSPLPTPHSEPASVPPAEPTMPTLSPQPPPSHPNTAPPLTPSQGPKSTSSACNNQVHSPAPGPTLKRPVLASRECEDIYLENEQSLPWLYDYSTQEAWLNHPVKRFKESNNSPVNVRSNTLYPPMNSQAPQSQTPKLEIKQEPNVGVGDCIGRRSDPYEFDATGEENGTNVDGLRRQREDPTKPGSLYTSEGLQASYKDLDQIFDNSDPDTSSDETNMNQPQVQTPPESNRSSGLHEETRVDANNRHNNRGVGVLRPEELSKMFPTPPSLEHNPVASPCPLSDPLMDQTELSVPQRPLRHLPDIYPNMGSPQEEPIDDWSYVFKPAAICKMVGSSKYAPLTNLPSQSLPPVTLPSHCVYRPSWQCNPTSNNTDKPLPPTRPGSVQQQPPPSPAPLGAPYRSATITGRPPPPPYDQPSPATSTTSSYLNKNLNSIEADTPGPARAPESNSLIVNILLGDTALNIFRDHNFDSCSLCVCNAGPKVVGNIKGADAGVYLTHSWSAGALYQDDDQIRCSCGFSAVVNRRLAHKAGLFFEDEMEITGIAEDPSEKKKASLVAVACGGGKTSEGLDAIPPNVLELLREQCLIVQSSASSLYRASRIYAAMKSYPMLAPTVNTLEFNDGNEVSLAALDQGKIDGTHNERTNRVNGVHRWVFLRAKGPQCSGDIVRMMRALQPLLQDAVQKKCTTRMWEAPYTVAGPLTWRQFHRLAGRGTDDRCEPQPIPALVVGYDRDWLSLSPYALSYWEKLLLEPYAGPRDVAYVVVAPDSDCVVNKVKSFFRELSTTYEICRLGRHTPISKALRDGILRVGKSSVQKQTKQPIDDWFKLLGENQLGELLRLYAQVCNHRLAPYLTQVIQDRSLLDPGDSQAINKQQQQQTIPVTDTMPATPDVMTTKPESVEGENPRSETPSSNTATNTNSNTGNTTPTSQTATIPTNTTSGPDEEEVEPPAVVVYLVEPFSLGGPEDPDRRRLAILALLRAYSAAVNSMPENIRSNINVQLISLESIMELGRARERRKIQDEMRALALNVFLQGRRLLNHNSTVKSLTGFGTAAAADLFLKSKDSCRNTVATIHQERNRAPYRLYAPAYVLAPLRAKSEAPESFGIAGPEECAVLYLSYCLSEDQSWLLAVATDDRGEIFETATINIDIPNRKRRKRASARRIGLQKLMDFILGVMSQGVQPWRLVVGRVGRIGHGELKGWSWLLSRKALLKASKHLKEICGQCSLLYPSAAPCVLSACLVSLEPDSTLRLMADQFTPDERFSQASVNCQLSTPQDVTCTHILVFPTSATTQSSQTAFQEQHINGPELGDDELFSALNDDMPEGIEGMGDFNDIFSVWPEAGAGGGQSPGGSPHRPEGSPLGGDGGGSGLGNHDGPGSPFPCSNTPRVAVAEQAEEVGTLLQQPLALGYLVSTAPTGRMPPWFWSACPHLEGVCPVFLKNALHLHSPAIQQNSDDLLQQQSALTAHPLDSQYTTDVLRYVLEGYNALSWLAVDANTKDRLSCLPVHVQALMQLYHAAAALV; translated from the exons ACGGACCTCTGCGGCATCAAATGGAGGAAGCTCGTGTGGGGCGAAGTAGCCGGCGGTTTCGGGGGAACCCCCCTCGAGGACCCGGTGCTCTCGAGCTTCTCGCGGTGCCTCGCGGGTGACATTCTCTGCGTGTGGCGGCGTGTCGCCGCTACGCCGGCCACCTCCGGCCCGGCAACCGCCTCGGCAACCGGAGCTGGTATCTTCGACCTGGGCATCGCACCCTCGCCCGCACCTTCCCTTTCCCTCACCGCCGCGAAGGAACTCTGGATCTTCTGGTACGGCGAGGAACCCGATCTCTCCGGTCTCGTGTCACCAGAACTCATTGCGTGTG AAAGTGAACAAGGTTCTTGGGAAAGCGGATTATCATACGAGTGCCGGTCACTTCTTTTCAAGGCTCTGCATAACTTGATAGAACGGTGCTTACTATCTCGTGATTTCGTTCGCTTAGGAAAGTGGTTCGTACAACCTTATGATGGATTCGAGAAACACCGTTGCAGTAG TAGTCACTTGTCGTTCTCGTTTGCATTCTTTGTTCACGGAGAGAGCACTGTATGCGCGAGCGTGGATGTCAGGCAGCACCCTGCCGTACGGCATCTCACGAGAACTTGTTTGCAACGCACCCAAACCTCCCAATCTGGCGTTAAAG tgATTCTAGCTCCTTACGGACTAGCAGGCACGTTAACCGGTTCAGTGGGACGGACCGACAGTCAACTTCTCGAAGAATGGAAACACTTTTATCCGATCAATGGCAGTAACGTCGAGGCAGGACTACCGCCTCTGGTGGAAGTGCTAGTTGGCGGTGTTCGAATGCGTTATCCTTCTTGTTATGTCCTGGTCACAGATATGGACGACACTCCACCTGATGCTCCTCTTTCTCCGCCAAATAGCCCTGCTAGTTGCGAACACCCTCTCTTAGGTCAGCAAGAATTGCGAGCAGCTACCGAATTACCAGAACGCGTATGGGCTGAATGTACTTTGAGTTCGCCGATCTCTGCTTCCAAGACAGAATCTTCCACAGAGCCTGGAACCTGGACGTACATCGATCCAACGCAAAAGTCTTCCTGTACCTGTTCCAA GTATACGACCCCCGGGGGTTGGAAGAGCCTGGCCTCCTCTCAGGTTCAGAGGGAGAGAGTAGATAAAGGTGGACGGAGGGTCGTACCGTTTCATCGACGCTCTACCACCCAGTGGGATGCTTGCCCCTCTGTCCCTGCTAATGCCCCCAG GTCTGTGTTGAACAGAACAGAAGCGCCAAGTACACCGCCGGGAGGGCCTCCTTCTTATTCGAGGGGACCACCAACAGGAGGAGATTGTCTACCAGTACCATCGGTTGGCTCGCCAGGTTCCCCAGCACCTTCGCCTCTTCCAACTCCACATTCCGAGCCAGCATCGGTTCCACCAGCAGAGCCAACAATGCCTACTCTCAGTCCTCAACCACCACCCAGTCACCCAAATACTGCCCCACCGTTAACACCATCTCAAGGGCCAAAGTCAACCTCTTCTGCATGCAATAACCAAGTACATAGTCCAGCACCTGGACCAACATTAAAACGACCAGTTTTAGCCTCTAGAGAATGTGAGGATATATATTTAGAAAACGAACAGTCGTTACCTTGGCTATACGATTATTCGACGCAAGAAGCATGGCTCAATCATCCTGTGAAACGTTTTAAGGAATCGAATAACAGTCCGGTTAACGTGCGGAGTAACACATTGTATCCACCGATGAATTCTCAGGCTCCACAATCTCAGACTccaaaattagaaattaagcAAGAACCAAATGTCGGTGTT GGAGATTGCATTGGAAGAAGATCGGATCCTTACGAGTTTGACGCGACAGGTGAAGAAAACGGTACAAACGTCGATGGACTTAGACGGCAAAGGGAGGATCCTACCAAGCCGGGATCTTTATATACCAGCGAAGGTCTTCAGGCATCCTATAAAGACTTAGACCAAATTTTTGACAATTCCGATCCTGATACTTCTAGCGACGAAACT AACATGAACCAGCCTCAAGTACAAACCCCGCCGGAGTCGAATAGATCCAGTGGATTACACGAAGAAACTAGAGTAGACGCGAACAACAGACACAATAACAGAGGTGTAGGAGTGTTAAGACCAGAAGAACTTTCAAAAATGTTTCCTACACCACCGTCACTCGAGCATAATCCGGTTGCTTCGCCTTGCCCGTTAAGCGACCCATTGATGGACCAGACGGAACTTTCTGTACCTCAACGACCACTCAGGCATCTCCCTGACATCTATCCAAACATGGGATCCCCTCAAGAAGAGCCAATCGACGATTGGTCGTACGTGTTCAAACCGGCGGCGATCTGTAAAATGGTTGGTTCTTCCAAGTATGCTCCTTTAACAAATTTACCCAGCCAATCTTTACCGCCCGTTACACTGCCGTCGCACTGCGTGTACAGACCTTCTTGGCAGTGCAATCCTACTTCCAACAATACAGATAAACCGCTACCGCCAACCAGACCTGGCTCGGTTCAGCAACAACCACCGCCAAGCCCGGCGCCATTAGGAGCGCCGTATCGCTCGGCGACCATCACCGGACGACCACCGCCGCCGCCGTACGACCAACCGAGTCCTGCAACCTCGACCACTTCGTCGTATTTGAACAAAAACCTGAACAGTATTGAGGCGGACACGCCGGGGCCCGCACGTGCACCGGAATCGAACTCTCTTATAGTGAATATCCTATTGGGCGATACAGCGCTCAACATTTTTCGCGACCACAATTTCGACAGTTGCAGCCTTTGCGTGTGTAACGCGGGTCCTAAAGTCGTCGGGAACATCAAAGGCGCTGATGCCGGGGTGTATCTGACCCACTCGTGGTCGGCCGGTGCTTTGTACCAGGACGACGATCAGATCAGATGCAGCTGCGGATTTAGCGCGGTTGTGAATCGACGGTTGGCACACAAAGCTGGTCTCTTCTTCGAGGACGAGATGGAGATCACCGGGATCGCCGAGGATCCCTCGGAGAAGAAGAAAGCGTCGTTGGTAGCTGTCGCGTGCGGTGGTGGGAAAACATCGGAAGGTTTAGACGCGATACCGCCTAACGTGTTAGAATTACTCAGAGAACAATGTCTGATCGTGCAGAGTTCCGCGAGCAGCCTGTACAGAGCGTCTAGGATCTACGCGGCGATGAAGAGTTACCCGATGCTCGCGCCAACAGTGAATACCCTCGAGTTCAACGACGGGAACGAAGTGTCGTTGGCGGCCCTCGATCAGGGTAAAATCGACGGTACCCATAACGAGAGGACTAATCGCGTGAACGGTGTGCATCGATGGGTGTTCCTCAGAGCTAAAGGTCCTCAGTGTAGTGGTGATATCGTAAGAATGATGAGGGCTCTGCAACCTCTGTTGCAAGACGCTGTACAGAAGAAATGTACCACGCGTATGTGGGAGGCACCGTACACCGTTGCGGGTCCTCTTACCTGGAGGCAGTTCCATCGTTTAGCCGGACGCGGTACCGACGATCGCTGCGAACCTCAACCGATACCCGCGTTGGTTGTCGGTTACGATCGCGACTGGCTATCCTTGTCTCCTTACGCGTTGAGCTATTGGGAAAAATTACTTCTGGAACCATACGCCGGGCCCAGGGACGTCGCCTACGTGGTCGTCGCTCCGGACAGCGACTGTGTCGTCAATAAAGTGAAATCGTTTTTCCGTGAACTATCAACCACGTACGAA ATCTGTCGGCTAGGAAGGCATACACCTATCTCGAAAGCACTGCGCGATGGCATTCTTCGCGTAGGGAAATCATCCGTGCAGAAGCAAACAAAACAACCTATAGACGACTGGTTTAAACTTTTAGGAGAGAATCAATTGGGAGAACTGTTGCGATTATACGCTCAAGTCTGTAATCATCGATTAGCCCCGTATTTAACGCAAGTTATACAAGATCGAAGTTTGTTAGATCCTGGAGATTCGCAGGCGATCAAtaagcaacaacaacagcaaacTATACCTGTTACCGACACGATGCCTGCCACGCCTGACGTAATGACCACCAAACCTGAATCTGTTG AGGGAGAAAATCCCAGAAGCGAAACTCCATCGTCGAACACCGCAACAAATACAAATTCTAATACCGGTAATACGACACCAACTTCTCAAACTGCCACGATACCCACTAATACCACGTCGGGTCCAGACGAAGAGGAAGTCGAACCTCCGGCTGTCGTTGTTTATCTAGTAGAACCGTTCTCCCTAGGAGGCCCCGAAGATCCTGATCGTCGAAGACTCGCAATTCTAGCATTGTTACGTGCATACTCGGCCGCGGTCAATAGTATGCCTGAAAACATTAGGTCGAATATCAACGTTCAG TTAATATCCTTGGAAAGTATAATGGAGTTAGGGCGAGCTAGGGAAAGGCGCAAGATACAGGACGAGATGAGAGCCTTAGCTTTAAACGTGTTTCTGCAGGGTCGACGATTGTTGAACCATAACTCCACGGTAAAAAGTCTAACCGGCTTTGGTACCGCTGCTGCCGCGGATCTTTTCCTTAAGAGTAAAGAC tcTTGTCGTAATACTGTTGCAACTATACATCAGGAACGGAATCGAGCACCGTACCGACTGTACGCACCCGCCTACGTGTTGGCCCCGCTACGGGCCAAGAGCGAAGCACCGGAATCGTTTGGGATCGCCGGACCGGAGGAATGCGCTGTTCTTTATCTTAGCTACTGCCTAAGTGAGGATCAATCTTGGTTACTCGCAGTCGCTACCGACGACAGAGGCGAGATATTCGAAACGGCTACCATCAACATCGACATACCGAACAGGAAGAGAAGGAAACGCGCCTCGGCCAGACGAATCGGATTGCAAAAGTTAATGGATTTCATACTTGGAGTGATGTCCCAAGGT gtACAACCGTGGAGGTTAGTAGTAGGTCGCGTGGGTCGGATCGGTCATGGAGAATTGAAAGGTTGGAGTTGGTTGTTATCTAGAAAAGCCCTTTTAAAAGCTTCGAAACATCTGAAGGAAATATGCGGCCAGTGTAGTCTTCTTTATCCGTCGGCGGCACCTTGCGTGCTTAGCGCCTGTTTAGTTTCCCTTGAACCAGATTCCACTCTTAGGCTGATGGCTGACCAATTCACACCCGATGAGAGATTTAGCCAGGCGTCGGTAAACTGCCAATTATCCACACCACAAGACGTTACATGTACTCATATTCTCGTCTTTCCCACATCTGCTACCACTCAG TCATCACAGACTGCATTTCAAGAGCAACACATTAACGGACCAGAATTAGGAGACGATGAACTATTCTCAGCGCTGAACGATGATATGCCCGAAGGTATAGAAGGTATGGGAGACTTCAACGATATCTTCAGTGTGTGGCCGGAGGCTGGCGCTGGTGGAGGACAGAGCCCTGGTGGTAGTCCGCATCGTCCCGAAGGATCCCCACTGGGTGGAGATGGTGGTGGATCGGGTTTAGGAAATCACGATGGTCCTGGTAGTCCGTTTCCGTGTAGCAACACACCAAGA GTAGCAGTTGCTGAACAGGCAGAGGAAGTTGGAACGCTATTACAGCAACCACTTGCTCTTGGTTATCTAGTATCTACTGCACCGACGGGACGAATGCCACCATGGTTTTGGTCAGCTTGTCCTCATCTTGAGGGTGTTTGCCCCGTGTTCTTGAAGAATGCCTTACATTTGCATAGTCCAGCAATACAGCAGAATAGTGACGATCTGTTGCAACAACAAAGTGCGCTCACTGCTCATCCATTAGACTCGCAGTATACCACCGATGTGCTCAG ATACGTACTGGAGGGATACAATGCATTATCGTGGCTCGCAGTGGATGCGAACACGAAGGATCGTCTATCCTGCTTACCAGTGCACGTGCAAGCGCTCATGCAGCTCTACCATGCGGCGGCAGCTCTCGTCTGA